The sequence TCCGAAGCTATCCGGTATAAAGGGTGTAATGCAGAGCTCCGGCGAAGGCAAATGGACCGTAGAGACGGCCCTGGAGTTAGAAGCCAGCACACCGATTATCGCCCTCTCTCTGCTGATGCGGTATCGTTCAATGGAGGAAAATACTTTTCATGGAAAAGTTGTAGCAGCGCTCCGCAACGAATTTGGCGGTCATGCCACTGTACCAGAGAATTAATCTACTCCAAGGTTGATGCAGTTACAGCCAGGTGAAGACTCTTTATACCGATGGAACCGTAAAGACATTGTATGCTAAAATCGATGAAGAACAATATCTATAGGATACAAATCAATCGCGTTTCAGAGGAGTCGTGTTATGATGCAATACCCTACCGCCTGGCTGCAAGGAGCCTCTCTTGGGGAGTCAATCGCCTGCGAACTCAGGCTGCAAATTATAAATGAAAAGATTAAACCCGGAGAGATCCTCTCCGAGAATCGTATAGCCGCAGAATTCAGTACTAGCCGCTCCCCTGTTCGGGAAGCACTTAAGTCGTTATCCATAGAGGGATTGATCCGCCTCGAGCGCATGGGGGCCGTTGTCATCGGGTTGAACTTGAAGGATGTTGAGGAACTCTATGACGTACGGTATCTTATCGAAAGCTTCGCCCAGCAGAAACTTGTGGAAGGCAACCATGCATCACTAATTTCACAACTTGAGCAGAGTATCGACAAAATGAAGCTTGCCGTTAAGCATAATAACTTTGTTGATTTTGCTTATCAGGATTTTTCTTTTCATGAAGCCATTATCACCGAATCTAATCACACCCGGATCTTACATTTGTGGAACAGCATTCGGCATATTGTGATGACAGTGATTCTAATAACAACTGAAAAGGGATTCGAAAGTGGCGAGGAACGAATGAACTGGGTCGCGGAAAAACATCGAACAATTATCGAAGGACTCCATTCTGGGAATGTGGAAACCATCCGCAAGGTTGTTCAGGACTATTTCGCTGATTCCGGAGAAACACTCATTCGCAGCCTGCCTTAAGGGGCAGGAGGATCGCTTATAATCAAAATTAGATGTCGGAACGGGAAGACTGAATAATCAGTTCGACCCGTTTCCGCTACATTGCGAAGGAAGGCTGACGGCATGAGTATCCACTATATGATTGGTGTTGATATTGGAACGACAAGTACAAAGGCAGTCCTGTTTCAGGAGAATGGAAGCATTGTGGCTCAAACCGATGAGGGTTACCCACTTCATAAGCCTTCACCATCTATAGCCGAGCAGGACCCTGAGCAAATTCTGCATGCGGTCATTGGCACGATCTCAAGAGTAGTACAGCAAAGCGGAATTGCGCCAGCGAATATTATGTTTGTCTCTTTCAGCTCCGCCATGCATAGTGTTATCGCTATAGATCATACGGGTAAGCCTCTTACCCAGTGTATTACGTGGGCAGATAATCGTAGTGCAGAATGTGCGCGGCACTTGAAGAACGAGCTAAACGGACATGAACTTTACATGCGTACCGGAACACCGATCCATCCCATGTCTCCTATCACCAAGCTGATGTGGCTTCGGCAGGACCACCCAGAAGTTTTCCATAAAGCCTCTAAATTCATCTCCATAAAAGAATATGTTTTTGCCAAGCTCTTTGGCGAATACGTTGTGGACCACTCTATCGCATCTTCTACAGGAATGCTGAATCTGGAAAAATTAGATTGGGATCCCGAAGCCTTGGAGATTGCCGGTATTACCAGCGACCATCTCTCCAGACTCGTTCCGACCACTTATATCATGCAGGGTTTGTTACCTGGAATGGCAGAACAGCTTGCGCTCCTTCCGGTTACCCAATTTGTAATTGGGGCAAGCGATGGCGTACTCTCCAACCTCGGGGTAGGGGCGATTGAACCTGGCGTTATTGCCGCTACAATCGGCACCAGCGGAGCCATACGTACCGTTGTAGATCGTCCGATGGTAGATCCGAAGGGACGTATTTTTTGCTATGCACTGACAGAGAAGCATTGGGTTATCGGCGGCCCGGTCAATAACGGCGGTATGCTGTTCCGTTGGGTACGCGATGAATTCGCAGCGTCTGAGGTGGAGACAGCGAAGCGGCTAGGTATTGATCCATACGATGTACTGACCCGGATCGCTGAGCAGGTATCCCCAGGAAGTGACGGACTGCTATTCCATCCTTACCTGACGGGTGAACGTGCGCCACTCTGGAACCCTGACGCGCGGGGCTCCTTCTTCGGACTCACGATGAGTCACCGCAAGGAGCATATGATACGCTCAGTACTGGAGGGTGTTATTTTCAATATGTATACGGTTTTACTAGCGATGGAAGAAATTATCGGGCGTCCAACCAAAATACTGGCAACAGGCGGCTTTGCCCGCTCCTCCCTGTGGCGGCAAATGATGGCAGACATCTTTAATCAGGAGGTTGTTGTCCCGGAGAGCTTCGAAAGCTCCTGCCTCGGTGCAGTGGTACTCGGACTTTACGCTACAGGCCGTACAGAGTCCTTCGACATCGTGTTTGATATGATCGGCTCTACCCATCAACATCGCCCTATAAAGGCTCATGCCAACGTGTACCAACAGCTGCTGCCCATCTACATTTCTGTTTACCGTAGTCTGGAAAGTCAATATCAGGCCATCGCTGAATTTCAGCGGGAGCAAGCCGGAGAATAAATTCACTTCAGATTAATATAAAGAAGCCGATCAGCCCTCCACTTGGGGACAATCGGCTTTTTTTGAATTCACTTTCCAACTAAACTTAACTTACTATCCTGTATGCTTCGCCTCAGATTTAGGCTTCTGCGGTGCAGAGCCGAAGATAATCCAGGCAGGCTTAACATATCGGAAGGCTATGGAAACTACGAGCCAGGAGCCTAACAGTGCTACCAGCCAGCCACCAACAATCCCCGCAGTATAAGCAAGAGATCCACCGTGTAAGGGTAATCTTCTGTAGAAATACAATAGCGCGGGGTGAAGCAGATAAATTCCAAACGAACAGGCACCCACCGAGACTAATAATCTCGTCAATAGACTGCGGCCTGCACCATACAATAAAAAGGATATTTGCATCAGTACGATACAAGAGAGCAATGCATGAATGTTCGAGAAAGCCTCATACCAAAGACTATTAATGACCGTCTTCTTTGAATAATTATTAAACCACAGCTCCACATGAATAACCCCTGCAGCAATCCACAACAACCACAGTACAATCCATACAGGACCTTTACCGGTGCGCCAGCCTTCACGGGTTGGGATAAGCCATTTCTTTAGCGAGGAGTAATACACAGCAACCGCCGCTCCAAGCAGAAAATACGAGAAATAAGTAATCGCCAAGCTGCCCTTAGACAGGTGCCAGTAGTCATGGGTGACCATATATTTATTCAGCAGCACAAACCCCCACTGCAGCAGCAGTCCGATTATAGGCGCCCAGGCTGCAAGACGGCGGACCTTCTGCAGACACCACAGCATCAAGGGAAACAGAATATAGAATTGGATGATAATGATGACATAATACAGATGCGTGTAAGCGGTCCCCGTCCATAGATACTTGCCAAGCTTGGAAGCAAGCTCTGCTGGAGGTAAACCCCAGGTATGACCTGCCGTCATCTTCAGTGCGAAATAAAACAACGAGAACATCACATAAGGCACAATAATATAAATTAACCTTCGGCTATAGAACTTCCCGAGTGTCTTCCCGCCAAGGGGACGGTCAATGTAATTATAGAACAGGACGAACCCGCTTAAGAATACAAATGAAGGTACTGCAAACTGGCTGAACTTATTAATGAACAAGAACGGGTGAAACATTGAGGTATCCAGCGTCTCCGCTAATGTACGAGAGGTAGCATGAATAGCCAGCACTGCAAATATAGCGATAGCCCGATAAATATCTAGCTGTGGAATTCTTTCTTTTTGACCCATCTTTTCTCCTCCTGTCAACGCCAAAAACCCTGCAGAGGCTTGCGCTAACGCACGCAATATTTAACTGCAGAGCAGAGGTTTTATTCACTATTCTTCCGTACCGCCCTCCGCCGAAGAAGGCCGCAGCACACGCAGCGGATTCCCGCCCACAAAGGAGCCGGCCGCCACATCCTTATGCACCACAGAGCCTGCAGCAACAACCGCCCAATCTCCAATAGTAACACCAGGTAGAATGGTAGTATTAGCACCGATTAGTACATTTTCCCCGATTATCACTTCGCCGAGACGATATTCCTTAATCAGATACTCATGTGCCAGAATCGTCGTATTATAACCAATAATCGAGTTCTCCCCAACCGTTATCTTCTCTGGAAAAAAAACATCTACCATCGCCATTAACCCAAATGCCGTATGCTTTCCGACCTTCATGCCGAGGATTCGGCGGTAAATCCAGTTCTTGAGCGTTAGGATCGGACAATACCGGGCAATCTGGATAAAAATAAAATTGCGTATACCTCTCCACGGACTAACCGTACGATAAATGTACCACAGCGAGTTATGCCCTTCTACCGGATAGCGGGTTACGTTTCTCACGATTCATTCGTCCCTTGCTCTACGATACCGTATATATCCCTCATATCATGAATGATATAGTCCGGTTCATACTTGCGCAGCATCTCTTCCCCTTTGAGCGACCACGAAACCGCCGCCACGTGAACACCGGCCGCCTTGGCCGACTGAATATCCACTACACTATCGCCTACCATCAGTGTTTTACGGGGATCAACGCCAAGGTTGTGAACAGCAGTCAGTACAGGCTCTGGATGAGGTTTAGGCTCGGTAACATCCGTAACCGTCACAATTGTATCCATATATTTAAGCAGATCGAACATTTCCAGCGCCTTGATGGTTGTCGGACGGATTTTGGTAGTTACAATACCCATCTTAACTCCACGCCGTGACAGCTCCTCCAACGTCTCATTCACATGCGGGAAGGAGCGAATTAGCTCATCATGATGCTCATTATTATAAGAACGGTAAGATTTCTCCAGAATGCTTACATCCTCAAGACCAGAGAATACTCTCATCTGCTGCTGAAGCGTAGTCCCCATATGTGGAATCATCTGCTCCCGACTGAGGGGCGTTAGGGCATTCTGCTTCAGGGCATACATGAATGAACTGATGATCAGCTCGTTCGTATCGACAATCGTTCCATCCAGATCAAAAAGAACGCATTCTATCATC comes from Paenibacillus sp. 19GGS1-52 and encodes:
- a CDS encoding GntR family transcriptional regulator, producing MQYPTAWLQGASLGESIACELRLQIINEKIKPGEILSENRIAAEFSTSRSPVREALKSLSIEGLIRLERMGAVVIGLNLKDVEELYDVRYLIESFAQQKLVEGNHASLISQLEQSIDKMKLAVKHNNFVDFAYQDFSFHEAIITESNHTRILHLWNSIRHIVMTVILITTEKGFESGEERMNWVAEKHRTIIEGLHSGNVETIRKVVQDYFADSGETLIRSLP
- the gntK gene encoding gluconokinase, whose protein sequence is MSIHYMIGVDIGTTSTKAVLFQENGSIVAQTDEGYPLHKPSPSIAEQDPEQILHAVIGTISRVVQQSGIAPANIMFVSFSSAMHSVIAIDHTGKPLTQCITWADNRSAECARHLKNELNGHELYMRTGTPIHPMSPITKLMWLRQDHPEVFHKASKFISIKEYVFAKLFGEYVVDHSIASSTGMLNLEKLDWDPEALEIAGITSDHLSRLVPTTYIMQGLLPGMAEQLALLPVTQFVIGASDGVLSNLGVGAIEPGVIAATIGTSGAIRTVVDRPMVDPKGRIFCYALTEKHWVIGGPVNNGGMLFRWVRDEFAASEVETAKRLGIDPYDVLTRIAEQVSPGSDGLLFHPYLTGERAPLWNPDARGSFFGLTMSHRKEHMIRSVLEGVIFNMYTVLLAMEEIIGRPTKILATGGFARSSLWRQMMADIFNQEVVVPESFESSCLGAVVLGLYATGRTESFDIVFDMIGSTHQHRPIKAHANVYQQLLPIYISVYRSLESQYQAIAEFQREQAGE
- a CDS encoding acyltransferase, translated to MGQKERIPQLDIYRAIAIFAVLAIHATSRTLAETLDTSMFHPFLFINKFSQFAVPSFVFLSGFVLFYNYIDRPLGGKTLGKFYSRRLIYIIVPYVMFSLFYFALKMTAGHTWGLPPAELASKLGKYLWTGTAYTHLYYVIIIIQFYILFPLMLWCLQKVRRLAAWAPIIGLLLQWGFVLLNKYMVTHDYWHLSKGSLAITYFSYFLLGAAVAVYYSSLKKWLIPTREGWRTGKGPVWIVLWLLWIAAGVIHVELWFNNYSKKTVINSLWYEAFSNIHALLSCIVLMQISFLLYGAGRSLLTRLLVSVGACSFGIYLLHPALLYFYRRLPLHGGSLAYTAGIVGGWLVALLGSWLVVSIAFRYVKPAWIIFGSAPQKPKSEAKHTG
- a CDS encoding acyltransferase encodes the protein MRNVTRYPVEGHNSLWYIYRTVSPWRGIRNFIFIQIARYCPILTLKNWIYRRILGMKVGKHTAFGLMAMVDVFFPEKITVGENSIIGYNTTILAHEYLIKEYRLGEVIIGENVLIGANTTILPGVTIGDWAVVAAGSVVHKDVAAGSFVGGNPLRVLRPSSAEGGTEE
- the ppaX gene encoding pyrophosphatase PpaX — its product is MIECVLFDLDGTIVDTNELIISSFMYALKQNALTPLSREQMIPHMGTTLQQQMRVFSGLEDVSILEKSYRSYNNEHHDELIRSFPHVNETLEELSRRGVKMGIVTTKIRPTTIKALEMFDLLKYMDTIVTVTDVTEPKPHPEPVLTAVHNLGVDPRKTLMVGDSVVDIQSAKAAGVHVAAVSWSLKGEEMLRKYEPDYIIHDMRDIYGIVEQGTNES